The Dioscorea cayenensis subsp. rotundata cultivar TDr96_F1 chromosome 19, TDr96_F1_v2_PseudoChromosome.rev07_lg8_w22 25.fasta, whole genome shotgun sequence genome includes a window with the following:
- the LOC120283911 gene encoding protein PAT1 homolog 1-like gives MEGLSGEGRNSDLDKGFVAFGGGEGDGMRFDAKQYAFFGKGVMEEIELGGLEDDNGVASAALSGLEEDYPFSAIGDREEGEVLESLSDIDDLTSTFAKLNRAVSDPRNVGVIGDRGSISRESSSTADWTRESDLNWLDLQTFDAENAQEGKRWWSQPSPSKMCFQDSKPLCRTSSYPQQQQQQQHSLSEPVLVPKSNFTSYPPPGARLQLSPSQSRQSSLPSLASGLHMPFSSPNLSAFSGTQHPLAGPHPGFNYGGNMAQFGPGSSINSRQQSNWLNQPCPFPGEHSNMLPNLLPQQFPPNGLLHSQLLLQQQQHRLPQLQPPLSHFSQMQHHLIGPHLSQPQIMNKFEATLGINDTRDQRIKPAHRGRPNTRYPPQAADASNLKNDSGWPKFRSKYMSADEIESIQRMQHAATHSNDPYVDDYYHQACLAKKSAGSRLKHHFAPSSVKDLHSRARSNNEQHPYLQVDALGRISFSSIRRPRPLLEVDAQSASGDFIDQKSSVKPLEQEPMLAARITVEDGLCLLLDVDDIDRLLQFSPLQDGGSQLKRKRQVLLEGLAASLQLVDPLGPAKAGHSDGLSPKDDLVFLRLVSLPKGRKLLSRYLQLLFPGSELTRIVCMAIFRHLRFLFGGLPMDSDAAETTINLAKTVSTCVRGMDLSALSACLAAVVCSSEQPPLRPLGSSAGDGASIIIKSVLERATELLSDGHAASNYGMPNRTLWQASFDAFFGLLTKYCLSKYDSIMQSLLMQAPNTAVFGPEATRAISREMPVELLRASLPHTDERQRKQLLDFARRSMPVTGFSSHGGSSGPRTSESVPS, from the exons ATGGAGGGGCTCTCTGGTGAGGGCCGGAACTCGGATCTTGATAAGGGTTTTGTGGCGTTCGGCGGTGGGGAAGGag ATGGCATGCGATTTGATGCTAAGCAATATGCCTTTTTTGGTAAGGGTGTTATGGAAGAGATCGAGTTAGGTGGTTTGGAAGATGACAATGGTGTCGCTAGTGCTGCCTTGTCGGGTCTTGAAGAGGACTATCCTTTCTCCGCTATTGGAGATCGAGAAGAG ggTGAAGTCTTGGAGTCTTTATCCGATATTGATGATCTCACTAGTACTTTTGCCAAG TTAAATAGAGCTGTGAGTGATCCAAGGAATGTCGGTGTGATTGGTGATCGCGGATCTATCTCGAGGGAAA GTTCCTCGACCGCAGACTGGACCAGGGAGTCAGACTTAAATTGGTTAGACCTGCAAACTTTTGATGCTGAAAATGCGCAGGAGGGGAAAAGATGGTGGTCACAGCCTTCTCCCTCTAAAATGTGTTTTCAGGATTCCAAACCTTTGTGCAGAACATCTTCGTATCCTcaacagcagcaacagcaacaacacAGTTTGAGTGAGCCGGTTCTTGttccaaaatcaaattttactTCATACCCTCCACCTGGGGCAAGGTTACAGCTTTCCCCAAGCCAGTCCCGTCAATCAAGCCTTCCGTCTCTTGCTAGTGGTCTCCATATGCCCTTTTCTTCACCAAATCTCTCTGCTTTCTCTGGCACTCAGCATCCTTTGGCAGGGCCACATCCTGGATTTAATTATGGTGGTAATATGGCTCAATTTGGGCCTGGCTCTTCCATTAACAGTCGACAGCAGAGCAATTGGTTGAACCAACCCTGTCCATTTCCAGGGGAGCATTCCAACATGTTACCTAACTTATTACCTCAACAGTTTCCTCCAAACGGATTGTTGCATTCACAACTATTGCTCCAGCAGCAACAGCACAGACTGCCACAACTTCAACCACCTCTATCGCATTTCTCACAAATGCAGCACCATTTGATAGGTCCACATCTCTCGCAGCCTCAGATAATGAACAAGTTTGAAGCAACACTAGGGATAAATGACACAAGAGACCAGAGAATTAAACCTGCACACAGGGGAAGGCCGAACACACGCTATCCTCCACAGGCTGCAGATGCCAGCAACCTGAAAAATGATAGTGGTTGGCCTAAGTTCCGATCCAAATATATGTCAGCTGATGAGATTGAAAGCATACAGAGAATGCAGCATGCGGCAACCCACAGCAATGATCCTTATGTAGACGATTACTACCATCAAGCTTGTCTAGCAAAGAAATCTGCTGGGTCAAGACTGAAGCACCATTTTGCTCCTAGTTCTGTTAAGGATTTGCATTCACGAGCCCGTTCTAATAATGAACAGCATCCATATCTTCAGGTTGATGCTCTTGGGAGGATCTCATTCTCCTCCATTCGACGTCCTCGTCCTCTCCTAGAAGTTGATGCACAGTCTGCATCTGGAGATTTCATTGACCAAAAATCGTCTGTGAAGCCTCTAGAGCAGGAGCCGATGCTGGCAGCTAGAATTACAGTTGAGGATGGACTTTGTCTTCTTCTTGATGTTGATGACATTGATCGGCTATTACAGTTCAGCCCCTTGCAAGATGGTGGCTCCCAACTTAAGCGGAAGCGACAGGTCCTACTTGAAGGACTTGCAGCATCACTGCAGCTAGTTGACCCGCTAGGCCCAGCCAAAGCTGGTCACTCGGATGGGCTCTCTCCCAAGGATGACCTTGTGTTCCTTCGCTTAGTATCTCTTCCTAAAGGTCGTAAACTTCTTTCACGCTATCTTCAGCTACTCTTCCCTGGCAGTGAGCTTACGCGTATTGTCTGCATGGCCATTTTTCGCCACCTGAGGTTCTTGTTTGGTGGGCTACCTATGGATTCTGATGCAGCAGAAACAACAATCAACCTTGCAAAGACTGTTTCTACATGTGTGCGAGGTATGGATCTGAGTGCGCTTAGTGCCTGTCTTGCTGCTGTGGTCTGTTCATCAGAACAACCACCACTTCGTCCTCTAGGAAGTTCTGCCGGTGATGGAGCTTCCATTATCATCAAATCTGTCCTAGAGAGAGCTACAGAGCTCCTCAGTGATGGCCATGCTGCAAGCAACTATGGCATGCCTAATCGAACTCTCTGGCAGGCTTCCTTTGATGCTTTCTTTGGGCTTCTCACAAAGTACTGCCTTAGTAAATATGACAGTATAATGCAGTCTCTACTTATGCAGGCACCAAATACAGCAGTCTTTGGCCCAGAGGCAACTCGAGCTATCAGCCGAGAAATGCCGGTGGAGTTGTTACGTGCTAGCCTTCCTCACACAGATGAGCGCCAGCGCAAGCAATTACTTGATTTTGCTCGGAGATCTATGCCTGTTACCGGTTTTAGTTCTCATGGGGGTAGCAGTGGACCAAGGACTTCAGAGTCAGTGCCAAGCTAA
- the LOC120250156 gene encoding pentatricopeptide repeat-containing protein At1g30610, chloroplastic isoform X2, translating into MASLQMNALGWNNGVFLPAPAPARWYWNSSKPLSCISFNSFVVRKRWDFDVRNARFRVAGALANGELEARPSAMEFLGKELKFSPTFDDYVKVMESVKTDRSNSGSGGVDGYRPGRRPAKRYGKVKDLKVSERKKNDGNGGRSSGGWGLVEGILEKRSMKRNDDDFRERRNSQLGCGTELVKKSRFEDRKNCRDVKFNKVVRGGNSFDSRGVETDGKFGVEHLNNESGRRVQLENTTNSVKGKVSKGKKVMRKSEELVANTVNGYATEVEKIVSKAAGVSPRSGKDGPRSRMLARRSINDDDFEDRAAFKTFEVFTDVNNRPRVLRMELEEKIEKLAKWLNATNVNMPEWQFSKMIHSAKIKFTDHSILRLVQILGTLGNWKRVLQVVEWLQSRERFKSYKSRYIYTSVLDVLGKARRPIEALNVFNTMRQELSSYPDLAAYRCIAVTLGQAGLMKELFDVIDCMRTLPKKKFNLGPLQKWDPRLEPDLVIYNAQKQWEGAFWVLQQLKIRHLKPSNTTYGLVMEVMLACGKYNLVHEFFRKVEKNSIPSALNYKVLVNTLWREGKIDEAVLAVQDMENRGIVGTASLYYDLARCLCSAGRCDEALLQIDKICKVAKKPLVVTYTGLIQACLDSGNMETGTYIFKQMQNFCSPNTVTFNIMLKSYIEHGMLEEAKALFKKMLDLSHQISSKADSRLAAVPDKFTFNTMIEAFAEAKQWDDSANTYMQMLHHGFYFDKKRHLRLVLDAFREGKTQVLEITWDHLVRSGRVPPPPIIKERFCMKLRDGEFTAAISCIAVTEIDNTFSQKSWLSLLQINANRIKKNTVIRLEHELNNFLATTNQPHPVHQNLLNACREFLSSATYVEHQTLSHTPQSQTCIT; encoded by the exons ATGGCTAGTTTGCAAATGAATGCTCTTGGTTGGAACAATGGAGTCTTCCtgccggcgccggcgccggcgcGGTGGTATTGGAATTCCTCAAAACCCTTGTCTTGTATCAGTTTCAATTCGTTTGTAGTTAGAAAAAGATGGGATTTTGATGTTAGAAACGCTAGATTTAGGGTTGCTGGCGCTTTGGCAAATGGGGAGCTTGAAGCTCGGCCTAGTGCGATGGAGTTTCTTGGGAAGGAGCTCAAGTTTAGTCCTACGTTTGATGATTATGTGAAAGTCATGGAATCTGTGAAGACTGATAGGAGTAATAGTGGGAGTGGAGGTGTTGATGGGTATCGGCCAGGAAGGAGACCAGCGAAGAGATACGGCAAAGTGAAGGACTTGAAGGTTtcagagaggaagaagaatgaTGGTAATGGTGGAAGAAGTAGTGGTGGATGGGGTTTAGTGGAAGGGATCTTGGAGAAGAGGAGCATGAAAAGGAATGATGATGATTTCAGGGAAAGAAGGAATTCTCAGTTGGGTTGTGGGACAGAACTTGTGAAAAAATCTCGTTTTGAGGATAGAAAGAATTGCCGAGACGTGAAATTCAACAAAGTTGTAAGAGGTGGGAATTCTTTTGATTCAAGAGGAGTGGAAACAGATGGTAAATTTGGAGTAGAACATTTGAACAATGAAAGTGGAAGGAGAGTTCAATTAGAAAATACTACAAATTCAGTAAAAGGAAAGGTTTCTAAGGGAAAGAAGGTCATGAGGAAGTCAGAGGAACTTGTGGCTAATACTGTGAATGGTTATGCAACTGAAGTGGAGAAAATTGTGTCTAAAGCTGCTGGTGTTTCTCCAAGATCAGGTAAAGATGGTCCACGATCGCGTATGCTTGCTCGGAGGAgtattaatgatgatgattttgagGACAGAGCTGCTTTCAAGACCTTTGAGGTATTCACTGATGTTAACAACAGACCACGGGTTTTGAGAATGGAACTGGAAGAGAAAATCGAAAAGCTGGCAAAGTG GTTGAATGCCACAAATGTTAATATGCCTGAGTGGCAGTTCTCCAAGATGATTCACAgtgcaaaaattaaatttacggATCACTCTATTTTGAGGTTAGTCCAGATATTGGGTACGCTAGGGAACTGGAAGCGTGTTTTGCAAGTGGTTGAGTGGCTTCAATCACGCGAGCGGTTCAAATCCTATAAAAGCAG GTATATCTACACTAGCGTACTTGATGTTCTTGGGAAGGCAAGGCGACCGATTGAGGCCCTGAATGTTTTTAACACTATGCGT CAAGAATTATCATCTTATCCTGACCTGGCGGCATATCGTTGTATTGCTGTGACTCTCGGGCAAGCAGGTCTCATGAAAGAACTATTTGATGTTATTGACTGCATGCGAACACTGCCAAAAAAGAAGTTTAACTTGGGTCCTCTCCAGAAGTGGGATCCACGGTTGGAACCAGACCTTGTGATATACAATGCC CAAAAGCAGTGGGAAGGAGCATTCTGGGTGTTGCAGCAATTAAAAATACGGCACTTAAAGCCTTCAAATACTACATATGGTCTTGTTATGGAG GTGATGCTTGCCTGTGGTAAGTATAACTTGGTGCATGAGTTTTTCCGGAAAGTGGAGAAGAACTCTATCCCTAGCGCTTTAAATTACAAAG TTCTGGTGAATACTTTATGGAGGGAAGGGAAAATAGACGAAGCTGTGTTAGCAGTACAGGACATGGAAAATCGTGGGATAGTTGGTACAGCTAGCCTTTATTATGACCTTGCTCGTTGTCTCTGCAGTGCAGGAAGATGCGACGAAGCTCTGCTTCag ATTGACAAAATATGCAAAGTTGCAAAAAAGCCACTGGTTGTAACATACACCGGATTGATTCAAGCTTGCCTGGACTCCGGAAACATGGAGACTGGAACATACATCTTTAAACAAATGCAGAATTTCTGTTCACCAAATACGGTGACATTTAACATCATGTTGAAATCATATATAGAACATGGAATGCTAGAAGAAGCAAAAGCTTTATTCAAGAAAATGCTAGACTTGAGCCATCAAATAAGTAGTAAAGCAGATTCAAGACTGGCTGCCGTTCCTGATAAATTTACATTCAACACAATGATAGAAGCATTTGCTGAGGCAAAACAATGGGATGATTCTGCAAATACCTACATGCAAATGTTGCATCATGGCTTTTACTTCGACAAGAAGAGGCACCTACGCTTAGTGCTAGATGCATTTAGAGAAGGGAAG ACACAGGTCCTAGAGATAACATGGGATCACCTGGTTCGTTCGGGGCGAGTACCACCACCTCCGATCATCAAGGAAAGGTTCTGCATGAAATTGCGTGACGGTGAATTCACAGCTGCCATCTCCTGCATCGCAGTGACAGAGATCGACAACACATTCTCCCAAAAGTCTTGGTTAAGCCTACTACAAATCAATGCAAACCGCATCAAGAAAAACACGGTAATCAGGTTAGAACATGAGTTGAATAACTTTCTTGCAACTACTAATCAGCCACACCCTGTTCATCAAAatctcttgaatgcttgccGGGAATTTCTTTCTTCTGCAACATATGTAGAACATCAAACTCTTTCACATACTCCACAATCACAAACATGCATTACTTAG
- the LOC120250156 gene encoding pentatricopeptide repeat-containing protein At1g30610, chloroplastic isoform X1 — MASLQMNALGWNNGVFLPAPAPARWYWNSSKPLSCISFNSFVVRKRWDFDVRNARFRVAGALANGELEARPSAMEFLGKELKFSPTFDDYVKVMESVKTDRSNSGSGGVDGYRPGRRPAKRYGKVKDLKVSERKKNDGNGGRSSGGWGLVEGILEKRSMKRNDDDFRERRNSQLGCGTELVKKSRFEDRKNCRDVKFNKVVRGGNSFDSRGVETDGKFGVEHLNNESGRRVQLENTTNSVKGKVSKGKKVMRKSEELVANTVNGYATEVEKIVSKAAGVSPRSGKDGPRSRMLARRSINDDDFEDRAAFKTFEVFTDVNNRPRVLRMELEEKIEKLAKWLNATNVNMPEWQFSKMIHSAKIKFTDHSILRLVQILGTLGNWKRVLQVVEWLQSRERFKSYKSRYIYTSVLDVLGKARRPIEALNVFNTMRQELSSYPDLAAYRCIAVTLGQAGLMKELFDVIDCMRTLPKKKFNLGPLQKWDPRLEPDLVIYNAVLNACVQQKQWEGAFWVLQQLKIRHLKPSNTTYGLVMEVMLACGKYNLVHEFFRKVEKNSIPSALNYKVLVNTLWREGKIDEAVLAVQDMENRGIVGTASLYYDLARCLCSAGRCDEALLQIDKICKVAKKPLVVTYTGLIQACLDSGNMETGTYIFKQMQNFCSPNTVTFNIMLKSYIEHGMLEEAKALFKKMLDLSHQISSKADSRLAAVPDKFTFNTMIEAFAEAKQWDDSANTYMQMLHHGFYFDKKRHLRLVLDAFREGKTQVLEITWDHLVRSGRVPPPPIIKERFCMKLRDGEFTAAISCIAVTEIDNTFSQKSWLSLLQINANRIKKNTVIRLEHELNNFLATTNQPHPVHQNLLNACREFLSSATYVEHQTLSHTPQSQTCIT, encoded by the exons ATGGCTAGTTTGCAAATGAATGCTCTTGGTTGGAACAATGGAGTCTTCCtgccggcgccggcgccggcgcGGTGGTATTGGAATTCCTCAAAACCCTTGTCTTGTATCAGTTTCAATTCGTTTGTAGTTAGAAAAAGATGGGATTTTGATGTTAGAAACGCTAGATTTAGGGTTGCTGGCGCTTTGGCAAATGGGGAGCTTGAAGCTCGGCCTAGTGCGATGGAGTTTCTTGGGAAGGAGCTCAAGTTTAGTCCTACGTTTGATGATTATGTGAAAGTCATGGAATCTGTGAAGACTGATAGGAGTAATAGTGGGAGTGGAGGTGTTGATGGGTATCGGCCAGGAAGGAGACCAGCGAAGAGATACGGCAAAGTGAAGGACTTGAAGGTTtcagagaggaagaagaatgaTGGTAATGGTGGAAGAAGTAGTGGTGGATGGGGTTTAGTGGAAGGGATCTTGGAGAAGAGGAGCATGAAAAGGAATGATGATGATTTCAGGGAAAGAAGGAATTCTCAGTTGGGTTGTGGGACAGAACTTGTGAAAAAATCTCGTTTTGAGGATAGAAAGAATTGCCGAGACGTGAAATTCAACAAAGTTGTAAGAGGTGGGAATTCTTTTGATTCAAGAGGAGTGGAAACAGATGGTAAATTTGGAGTAGAACATTTGAACAATGAAAGTGGAAGGAGAGTTCAATTAGAAAATACTACAAATTCAGTAAAAGGAAAGGTTTCTAAGGGAAAGAAGGTCATGAGGAAGTCAGAGGAACTTGTGGCTAATACTGTGAATGGTTATGCAACTGAAGTGGAGAAAATTGTGTCTAAAGCTGCTGGTGTTTCTCCAAGATCAGGTAAAGATGGTCCACGATCGCGTATGCTTGCTCGGAGGAgtattaatgatgatgattttgagGACAGAGCTGCTTTCAAGACCTTTGAGGTATTCACTGATGTTAACAACAGACCACGGGTTTTGAGAATGGAACTGGAAGAGAAAATCGAAAAGCTGGCAAAGTG GTTGAATGCCACAAATGTTAATATGCCTGAGTGGCAGTTCTCCAAGATGATTCACAgtgcaaaaattaaatttacggATCACTCTATTTTGAGGTTAGTCCAGATATTGGGTACGCTAGGGAACTGGAAGCGTGTTTTGCAAGTGGTTGAGTGGCTTCAATCACGCGAGCGGTTCAAATCCTATAAAAGCAG GTATATCTACACTAGCGTACTTGATGTTCTTGGGAAGGCAAGGCGACCGATTGAGGCCCTGAATGTTTTTAACACTATGCGT CAAGAATTATCATCTTATCCTGACCTGGCGGCATATCGTTGTATTGCTGTGACTCTCGGGCAAGCAGGTCTCATGAAAGAACTATTTGATGTTATTGACTGCATGCGAACACTGCCAAAAAAGAAGTTTAACTTGGGTCCTCTCCAGAAGTGGGATCCACGGTTGGAACCAGACCTTGTGATATACAATGCC GTTTTGAATGCCTGTGTTCAGCAAAAGCAGTGGGAAGGAGCATTCTGGGTGTTGCAGCAATTAAAAATACGGCACTTAAAGCCTTCAAATACTACATATGGTCTTGTTATGGAG GTGATGCTTGCCTGTGGTAAGTATAACTTGGTGCATGAGTTTTTCCGGAAAGTGGAGAAGAACTCTATCCCTAGCGCTTTAAATTACAAAG TTCTGGTGAATACTTTATGGAGGGAAGGGAAAATAGACGAAGCTGTGTTAGCAGTACAGGACATGGAAAATCGTGGGATAGTTGGTACAGCTAGCCTTTATTATGACCTTGCTCGTTGTCTCTGCAGTGCAGGAAGATGCGACGAAGCTCTGCTTCag ATTGACAAAATATGCAAAGTTGCAAAAAAGCCACTGGTTGTAACATACACCGGATTGATTCAAGCTTGCCTGGACTCCGGAAACATGGAGACTGGAACATACATCTTTAAACAAATGCAGAATTTCTGTTCACCAAATACGGTGACATTTAACATCATGTTGAAATCATATATAGAACATGGAATGCTAGAAGAAGCAAAAGCTTTATTCAAGAAAATGCTAGACTTGAGCCATCAAATAAGTAGTAAAGCAGATTCAAGACTGGCTGCCGTTCCTGATAAATTTACATTCAACACAATGATAGAAGCATTTGCTGAGGCAAAACAATGGGATGATTCTGCAAATACCTACATGCAAATGTTGCATCATGGCTTTTACTTCGACAAGAAGAGGCACCTACGCTTAGTGCTAGATGCATTTAGAGAAGGGAAG ACACAGGTCCTAGAGATAACATGGGATCACCTGGTTCGTTCGGGGCGAGTACCACCACCTCCGATCATCAAGGAAAGGTTCTGCATGAAATTGCGTGACGGTGAATTCACAGCTGCCATCTCCTGCATCGCAGTGACAGAGATCGACAACACATTCTCCCAAAAGTCTTGGTTAAGCCTACTACAAATCAATGCAAACCGCATCAAGAAAAACACGGTAATCAGGTTAGAACATGAGTTGAATAACTTTCTTGCAACTACTAATCAGCCACACCCTGTTCATCAAAatctcttgaatgcttgccGGGAATTTCTTTCTTCTGCAACATATGTAGAACATCAAACTCTTTCACATACTCCACAATCACAAACATGCATTACTTAG
- the LOC120249310 gene encoding LOW QUALITY PROTEIN: putative UPF0481 protein At3g02645 (The sequence of the model RefSeq protein was modified relative to this genomic sequence to represent the inferred CDS: deleted 2 bases in 1 codon): MASSSNLLSDELKWVMHIRRALEEELEDADDLPISISGVPKPLLCSKPQCYVPQSIALGPYHHCRCDLHEMERFKISAAKRSQQWIPGFKFQNLVDLFAKLEYPIRAHYHRYLDFNGDTLAWMMAIDASFLLEFLQDETLHHSVRHLMLRDVVMLENQIPLFLLRRMLEIRCSSSGIADQVLGSMLLGFLKEICPFEVVKINALQHSHLLEVIYYSVVPRTKDSIFDKINEDDEKEKQGIHENCGKLNSFICILIDFLTSRVSALAIIVFKFLVKIPWNIVTKFPMFMIIKQPLENLFSSQMEHQSSKDNEASKDSPPLVEEIAIPSVAELIGIGIAFVPVDGDLSVISFDANKAKLHLPVINLDMNSEVVLRNLVAYEGTIIQGPMLLTRYIEFMNGIIDTEEDARILRENKIVFNRMKSDSEVAELWNGMSMSVRLTKVAELDKVIEEVNKYYNNTLKVRMSRLINKCLLCSWLPFVCIVSLLVLIIVSLQASCVPSSHSGKQ; encoded by the exons ATGGCTTCAAGCTCCAACCTTCTCTCCGACGAGCTCAAATGGGTCATGCATATCCGTCGAGCTCTAGAAGAAGAGCTCGAAGATGCTGACGACCTTCCCATCTCCATCTCCGGCGTGCCTAAGCCATTGCTCTGCAGCAAGCCTCAGTGCTATGTTCCACAATCCATAGCTCTTGGTCCTTATCACCATTGTCGTTGTGATCTCCATGAAATGGAGAGATTCAAGATCTCAGCTGCCAAACGATCCCAGCAATGGATTCCGGGCTTCAAGTTTCAAAACCTCGTTGATCTCTTTGCCAAGCTTGAATACCCAATCCGTGCACACTATCATAGGTATCTGGATTTCAATGGAGATACTTTAGCTTGGATGATGGCCATTGATGCCTCGTTCTTGCTTGAGTTCCTCCAAGATGAGACCTTGCATCACTCTGTGCGCCATCTAATGCTTCGTGATGTAGTGATGCTAGAGAACCAGATTCCATTGTTCCTCTTGAGAAGGATGTTGGAAATTAGGTGTTCATCTTCTGGGATTGCAGATCAAGTCTTAGGCTCAATGTTGCTTGGATTCTTGAAGGAGATATGTCCATTTGAGGTGGTGAAGATCAATGCTTTGCAGCATTCTCACTTACTGGAAGTCATTTACTACTCTGTTGTACCAAGAACGAAAGATTCAATTTTTGACAAAATTAACGAAGATGATGAGAAGGAAAAGCAGGGAATTCATGAGAATTGTGGCAAATTAAACTCATTCATCTGCATTCTCATAGATTTTCTTACAAGCAGAGTGTCAGCTCTTGCCATTATAGTATTTAAATTCTTGGTGAAGATACCATGGAACATAGTCACAAAGTTTCCAATGTTCATGATCATCAAACAACCATTAGAGAACCTATTTTCCTCTCAAATGGAACACCAGAGCTCCAAGGACAATGAAGCGAGCAAAGACTCACCACCACTAGTGGAAGAAATTGCCATTCCTTCAGTCGCAGAGCTCATCGGAATTGGAATTGCTTTCGTCCCAGTAGACGGAGATTTATCAGTCATTAGCTTTGATGCAAACAAGGCGAAACTCCACCTACCTGTAATCAACCTTGACATGAACTCAGAGGTTGTTTTAAGGAACTTAGTTGCATATGAGGGGACAATCATACAAGGACCAATGTTGCTCACTAGGTACATTGAATTCATGAATGGAATCATAGACACAGAAGAGGATGCAAGGATTTTGAGAGAGAACAAGATTGTGTTCAATAGGATGAAGAGTGATAGTGAAGTAGCTGAGCTTTGGAATGGAATGAGTATGTCAGTGAGG TTGACAAAGGTTGCAGAACTTGACAAAGTCATAGAGGAAGTCAACAAGTATTACAACAATACATTGAAAGTGAGAATGAGTAGGTTGATCAATAAATGCTTGCTCTGTTCATGGCTTCCTTTTGTTTGTATTGTTTCTCTGCTGGTTTTAATCATTGTTAGCTTGCAAGCTTCATGCGTTCCTTCTTCTCATTcaggaaaacaataa
- the LOC120283639 gene encoding protein LIGHT-DEPENDENT SHORT HYPOCOTYLS 4-like, translating to MMTSSEPNMDNSSRPSRYESQKRRDWNTFGQYLKNHRPPLALSRCSGAHVLEFLRYLDQFGKTKVHNLGCPFFGHPHPPAPCPCPLRQAWGSLDALVGRLRAAFEENGGHPDANPFGARAVRLYLREVRDSQAKARGIAYEKKKRKRPPPPPPSLSPPHPPPSHPHPHPNYPPYPLSTSLHLPSHPSSDFTVHPHLLMMLPASAASDDLMLPLPVLH from the coding sequence ATGATGACATCTTCAGAACCAAACATGGACAACAGTAGTAGACCAAGCCGCTACGAATCCCAGAAACGCAGAGACTGGAACACCTTCGGCCAATACCTCAAGAACCACCGCCCACCACTAGCCCTCTCTCGCTGCAGCGGAGCACACGTCCTTGAGTTCCTCCGTTACTTAGATCAGTTCGGCAAAACCAAAGTTCACAACCTTGGCTGCCCATTCTTTGGCCACCCTCACCCTCCTGCCCCTTGTCCTTGCCCTCTTCGTCAAGCTTGGGGTAGCCTTGATGCCCTTGTCGGCCGTCTCCGTGCTGCCTTTGAGGAGAACGGTGGCCATCCTGATGCTAATCCTTTTGGCGCTCGCGCTGTCCGGTTGTATCTCCGTGAAGTTCGTGACTCTCAGGCTAAAGCTCGTGGCATTGCTTATGAGAAGAAGAAGCGTAAGCgcccacctcctcctcctccttctctttctcctcctcatcctcctccttctcatcctcatcctcatcctaaTTATCCTCCTTATCCTCTTTCTACTTCTCTTCATCTGCCGTCCCATCCATCATCGGACTTCACTGTTCACCCTCATCTTTTGATGATGCTCCCTGCTTCTGCTGCTTCTGATGATCTTATGCTTCCTTTGCCTGTTCTTCATTAA